From Lolium perenne isolate Kyuss_39 chromosome 5, Kyuss_2.0, whole genome shotgun sequence, a single genomic window includes:
- the LOC127300016 gene encoding peroxidase 2-like, translating to MASKLAALALLVALLGCVAHTCQAGYGFPYPSSAPKKSSSPAAPTLNYAHYYRTCKGAEKIVRDVVQEEIKRNRGIGAGLIRLFFHDCFVQGCDASVLLDKTPANESTEKFGLPNIGSLRGFEVIDKIKTKLEAKCKGVVSCADIVAFAGRDATYFLSNKKVYFEMPAGRYDGRVSSASETLFNLPPPFANITVLEAMFAAKGLNLNEMVTLSGAHTVGISHCSSFGDRLPRNASDPMAMNPRFASSVTRKCKSASSTVDQDFKTPNKLDNQYYKNVLNHEVLFTSDAALESSKTKRLVKQNLIPNVWETKFKQAMRKMGSIAVKTKANGEIRKNCRLIN from the exons ATGGCTAGCAAGCTTGCCGCTTTGGCTCTGCTAGTAGCATTGCTTGGTTGCGTGGCCCACACGTGCCAAGCGGGTTACGGGTTTCCTTACCcgtcatcggcacccaaaaagagCTCTTCACCTGCTGCCCCGACGCTCAACTACGCTCACTACTACAGGACTTGCAAAGGAGCGGAGAAGATCGTCAGGGACGTTGTGCAGGAGGAGATCAAACGCAACCGCGGCATCGGTGCGGGCCTCATCCGTCTCTTCTTTCACGACTGCTTCGTCCAG GGTTGTGATGCGTCGGTCCTCCTTGACAAGACTCCGGCCAATGAATCGACAGAGAAGTTCGGCCTCCCTAACATAGGCAGTCTCCGCGGCTTTGAAGTGATTGATAAGATCAAGACAAAGCTCGAGGCAAAGTGCAAGGGTGTCGTCTCGTGCGCAGACATTGTCGCATTTGCTGGACGTGACGCCACCTACTTCCTCAGTAACAAGAAGGTATACTTTGAAATGCCGGCTGGCCGCTACGATGGACGCGTATCTTCTGCGAGCGAGACCCTCTTCAACcttccccctccttttgccaACATCACGGTGCTCGAGGCTATGTTTGCAGCCAAGGGGCTCAACCTCAATGAGATGGTCACCCTATCCGGCGCGCACACTGTCGGTATCTCCCACTGCTCGTCCTTCGGTGACCGTCTCCCGCGCAATGCCTCAGACCCAATGGCCATGAACCCTAGGTTTGCCAGCTCGGTGACAAGGAAGTGCAAGAGCGCTAGCTCTACGGTGGATCAAGACTTCAAGACCCCTAATAAGTTGGACAACCAATACTACAAGAATGTGCTTAACCATGAAGTGTTGTTCACGTCGGACGCTGCACTTGAGTCATCCAAGACAAAGAGATTGGTGAAGCAGAATTTGATCCCGAATGTGTGGGAAACAAAGTTCAAGCAAGCCATGAGGAAGATGGGCAGCATCGCGGTGAAGACCAAAGCTAATGGGGAGATCAGAAAGAACTGCCGGCTCATCAACTAG